A region of Sporosarcina sp. FSL W7-1349 DNA encodes the following proteins:
- the pdxR gene encoding MocR-like pyridoxine biosynthesis transcription factor PdxR — MLKVNRDDKSPIWQQLLDQAIHNITTGKWPPGEILPPSRELAVLVGVSRSTIQIVYEELYSRGYTVTNRRGGTRVSEWGYKSSSSEEVSPQGPSMPQLPLLNSAVEQLQSWLRGKENPNVEIDFCPHEPYLDEQFQKNWRQSFLQASSKADLASWGYGNPYGFVPLREQIQRYLTFERGIHVDIDQIIITSGAQHSIDLIAQALLHEGDTVSVEDPGFPAAWMTMKYRSMGVVPVPVDEHGLQVDCIHPQSKLVFVTPSHQCAVGVIMSESRKQQLLHMAVQNQFWIVEDDYDGEFRYRGDPLPTLFSQQPQNTLYMMSFSKMVAPGIRISAIVGPKDAIRQLAKIHKLTYRHLPIMEQLTLAHFIEHGHFMRHMRRVRNVYRRRHEAMTKAINETGLGDRFKLSGIETGLHMLLEAEESFDEEVATYEALKRGIRVYPLSAYCISSDRKGWVLGFAKVDEAAIEEGIYRLAEILL, encoded by the coding sequence ATGCTAAAAGTTAACCGAGATGATAAAAGTCCCATATGGCAGCAGCTTCTTGACCAAGCAATTCATAATATTACGACAGGAAAATGGCCACCGGGTGAAATACTGCCCCCATCTCGTGAACTCGCCGTATTAGTTGGTGTCTCACGCTCCACCATACAGATTGTTTATGAGGAATTGTATAGTCGTGGGTACACTGTAACAAATCGACGCGGTGGAACAAGGGTAAGTGAATGGGGTTATAAATCCAGCTCTTCAGAGGAGGTTTCACCACAAGGGCCATCTATGCCACAATTACCTTTGTTAAACTCCGCAGTCGAACAGTTGCAAAGCTGGTTAAGAGGCAAAGAAAATCCAAACGTAGAAATCGATTTCTGTCCCCACGAGCCATACTTGGACGAACAATTTCAAAAAAATTGGAGACAATCGTTTTTACAGGCATCATCAAAAGCAGACCTAGCAAGTTGGGGCTATGGTAATCCTTATGGATTTGTACCGCTACGTGAACAAATTCAACGTTACTTGACATTCGAACGGGGAATTCACGTGGATATCGACCAAATTATAATAACTTCAGGCGCACAGCATAGCATAGATTTAATCGCCCAAGCCTTATTACATGAGGGAGATACGGTTTCTGTTGAAGATCCCGGTTTTCCAGCTGCTTGGATGACGATGAAATATCGGTCCATGGGTGTTGTTCCTGTCCCCGTTGACGAGCACGGACTACAAGTAGATTGCATTCATCCACAATCCAAGCTTGTCTTTGTAACTCCTTCGCATCAGTGCGCAGTTGGAGTCATTATGTCTGAATCCCGCAAGCAACAATTGTTACACATGGCTGTTCAAAATCAATTTTGGATTGTTGAGGACGATTATGATGGCGAATTTAGATATCGTGGTGATCCGCTTCCAACCTTATTTAGTCAACAACCTCAAAATACATTATATATGATGAGTTTTTCAAAAATGGTTGCTCCCGGTATTCGCATATCAGCAATCGTTGGCCCAAAAGACGCAATTCGCCAACTTGCCAAAATACATAAATTAACTTATCGTCACCTTCCAATTATGGAGCAATTGACGCTTGCTCATTTTATCGAACATGGTCATTTTATGCGCCATATGAGGAGAGTGAGAAATGTATATCGCCGTAGACATGAAGCCATGACGAAAGCTATCAACGAAACTGGGCTAGGTGATCGTTTCAAACTGAGTGGGATAGAAACGGGATTGCATATGCTTCTTGAAGCTGAAGAATCGTTTGATGAAGAAGTCGCAACGTACGAAGCACTCAAAAGAGGGATACGTGTGTATCCACTTAGTGCTTATTGTATAAGTAGTGATCGAAAAGGATGGGTGCTTGGTTTTGCTAAAGTAGATGAAGCGGCTATTGAAGAAGGCATTTATCGTCTTGCGGAGATACTTTTATAA
- a CDS encoding ankyrin repeat domain-containing protein: MNFKRANRQIAFLLSVLLMAACQNQDIAEKENIDTVRKDIDENEEATKEMKNETSNFEQGSLLKAVSENDEGLVRSILADSDYPIDEMNDKGETALLIAVHNNSIEISKMLIDHKADINKQDKISDSPYLYAGAQGRTEILKYMLEHSSPDESVFNRFGGNALIPAAEKGHLENVKLLLEKSKSDIDHQNNFGYTALIEAVALTNGSETYQDIIRVLLENGANPHLKDNSGKTALDYAQELNYVEMENILQEYH, encoded by the coding sequence ATGAACTTTAAGCGTGCCAATCGACAGATTGCTTTTCTTCTCTCTGTTTTGCTCATGGCTGCTTGTCAAAATCAAGACATTGCAGAGAAGGAAAATATAGATACGGTGAGAAAAGACATTGATGAAAATGAGGAGGCAACTAAAGAAATGAAAAACGAAACGAGCAATTTTGAGCAAGGTAGCCTACTAAAAGCAGTGAGTGAAAATGATGAAGGATTAGTTCGTTCGATATTAGCGGATTCCGATTACCCGATAGATGAAATGAACGACAAAGGGGAGACAGCTCTGCTAATCGCCGTTCATAATAATTCCATTGAGATTAGTAAAATGCTCATCGATCACAAGGCAGATATCAATAAACAAGATAAGATTTCGGATAGTCCTTATCTATATGCAGGCGCTCAAGGCAGAACGGAGATATTGAAATATATGCTTGAACATTCTTCGCCGGATGAGAGCGTATTTAACCGATTTGGAGGGAATGCTTTAATTCCTGCTGCGGAGAAGGGGCATTTGGAAAATGTTAAATTACTTCTTGAAAAAAGTAAGAGTGATATCGATCATCAAAACAATTTTGGTTACACTGCGCTTATCGAGGCAGTTGCTCTAACAAACGGCTCTGAGACATACCAAGACATAATCCGTGTTTTACTGGAGAATGGAGCAAATCCACATTTAAAAGATAACTCCGGAAAAACAGCTTTAGATTATGCGCAAGAACTAAATTATGTGGAAATGGAGAACATTTTACAGGAATATCATTGA
- the queF gene encoding preQ(1) synthase — protein MKQSDTKDLTLLGNQNTEYRYDYNPEVLETFENQHQENNYFVKFNIPEFTSLCPMTGQPDFASIYISYIPDVRMVESKSLKLYMFSFRNHGAYHEDCVNLIMKDLIELMDPRYIEVWAKFTPRGGISIDPYCNYGKPGTMFEEMAYNRLMQHDMYPENIDNR, from the coding sequence ATGAAACAAAGTGATACGAAGGACCTCACGCTGCTTGGAAATCAAAATACGGAATATCGATATGATTATAACCCGGAAGTGCTGGAAACATTTGAAAACCAGCACCAGGAAAATAATTATTTTGTAAAGTTCAATATTCCAGAGTTTACGAGTCTATGCCCAATGACGGGTCAGCCGGATTTTGCCTCCATCTATATTTCGTATATTCCGGATGTGCGCATGGTGGAAAGCAAATCATTGAAGCTGTATATGTTCAGTTTTCGGAATCACGGGGCCTACCATGAAGATTGCGTAAATCTCATTATGAAAGATTTAATCGAGTTGATGGATCCGAGATACATTGAAGTGTGGGCCAAATTCACACCGCGTGGCGGCATTTCCATTGATCCCTATTGCAATTACGGAAAGCCGGGAACGATGTTTGAGGAAATGGCGTACAATCGACTTATGCAGCACGACATGTATCCGGAAAACATAGATAATCGATAA
- a CDS encoding Rpn family recombination-promoting nuclease/putative transposase, with protein sequence MTLIKEERVTYHSSPLDQDGLWKKVIGELFEDFLLFFAPELHTLIDFNQEPDFLDKELFQEVADRKKGRRFADRLAKVRLKNGKEQWILIHIEVQSKRETDFPERMFRYFYRIYDRHQEKIVAIAVHTSPSKTTIPERFNYDYLGTQLHYSYRNYQTEAYSNEELERSDNLFSKIVLAAKALHQTEDESHQRYLFKRKLMRELIRNQNYSRTAVQAVFHFIDYLLQLPEAYSKQLSEEIRPIIRKETELMELYNKENASPTIKNAFDLEWEKGVQQGLEQGLEQGLEQGLKQGIEQTVKKVVVEMLKKGTSTEFIAEVTHLEKEEIEKMRERLQ encoded by the coding sequence ATGACATTGATTAAAGAAGAGAGGGTTACTTATCACAGTAGTCCGTTGGATCAGGACGGTTTGTGGAAAAAGGTTATTGGTGAATTATTCGAGGACTTTTTACTGTTTTTCGCGCCAGAGCTGCATACGCTGATTGACTTTAATCAGGAGCCAGATTTTTTGGACAAGGAATTGTTTCAGGAGGTTGCCGATAGGAAAAAAGGCAGGCGTTTTGCAGATCGATTGGCAAAAGTCCGTTTAAAAAATGGTAAAGAACAATGGATTCTCATTCATATTGAGGTGCAAAGTAAAAGAGAAACGGATTTTCCTGAACGAATGTTCCGATACTTCTACCGCATTTACGACCGTCATCAAGAAAAAATTGTCGCGATCGCTGTTCACACATCCCCTAGCAAAACTACCATTCCCGAACGTTTCAACTACGATTATTTAGGAACGCAGCTGCACTATTCATATAGGAATTACCAAACGGAAGCGTATTCTAATGAGGAACTGGAACGGTCTGATAATCTTTTTAGTAAAATTGTATTAGCGGCAAAGGCTTTGCATCAAACAGAAGACGAATCCCATCAACGCTATCTATTTAAAAGAAAACTAATGCGCGAGCTGATTCGCAATCAAAACTATTCCCGCACCGCCGTTCAAGCTGTTTTTCATTTTATCGATTACTTGTTACAATTGCCAGAAGCATATTCAAAACAACTATCTGAAGAAATTCGACCAATCATTCGAAAGGAGACGGAGTTAATGGAGCTATACAATAAAGAAAATGCTTCCCCGACCATCAAGAATGCTTTTGACTTGGAGTGGGAGAAAGGGGTCCAGCAGGGATTAGAGCAAGGATTGGAGCAGGGATTGGAACAAGGTTTGAAGCAAGGAATCGAGCAAACCGTGAAAAAAGTAGTGGTGGAGATGTTGAAAAAAGGGACATCGACGGAATTCATTGCGGAGGTCACACACTTAGAAAAAGAGGAAATTGAGAAGATGAGGGAAAGACTGCAGTGA
- a CDS encoding 2OG-Fe(II) oxygenase produces the protein MITDHKEQTIFNHVGNKIITDREIDIVIRLEEPLVVVLGNVLSNEECDELIQLSKDKIKRSKIGTTRAVNELRTSSGMFIEESENEMVARVERRISSIMNIPIEHGEGIQILQYTPGQQYKPHYDFFSSTSKVTNNRISTLVMYLNDVEQGGETFFPKLNFSVSPKKGMAVYFEYFYTDPHLNELTLHGGAPVITGEKWVATQWMRKQKVR, from the coding sequence TTGATAACGGACCATAAAGAGCAAACAATATTTAATCACGTTGGAAATAAAATAATTACAGACCGAGAAATTGACATCGTCATTAGATTAGAAGAGCCTTTAGTAGTTGTGTTAGGGAATGTTTTAAGTAACGAAGAGTGTGATGAACTCATCCAATTGTCAAAGGACAAAATAAAACGTTCAAAAATAGGAACGACGCGCGCAGTAAATGAACTGAGAACAAGTAGCGGTATGTTTATTGAAGAAAGTGAAAACGAAATGGTTGCGAGAGTCGAAAGAAGAATTTCATCTATTATGAATATACCCATTGAACACGGAGAAGGCATTCAAATCCTTCAGTATACTCCGGGTCAGCAGTATAAACCCCATTATGATTTCTTTTCATCAACAAGCAAAGTAACAAATAATAGAATTAGTACTCTCGTTATGTACTTAAATGATGTAGAACAAGGTGGAGAAACATTTTTCCCTAAACTGAATTTTTCAGTATCCCCCAAAAAAGGTATGGCAGTCTACTTCGAGTACTTCTACACCGATCCACATTTAAACGAGTTAACTTTACACGGTGGAGCGCCCGTTATCACTGGTGAAAAGTGGGTCGCCACGCAATGGATGAGAAAACAAAAAGTAAGGTGA
- the queC gene encoding 7-cyano-7-deazaguanine synthase QueC: MKKTREELHMEKAVVVFSGGQDSTTCLLWAQETFDSVEAVTFLYGQRNRSELDSAEKIAKDLGVPHTIMDLSLLSQLTENAMTRTDMEIDETGAVPNTFVEGRNHIFLSFAAIYAKRVGARHIVTGVSETDFSGYPDCRNDFIKSLNLTLNLAMDARFEIHTPLMWETKADVWEMADRMGRLEYIRRNTTTCYNGLIGDGCGDCPSCKLRKQGLDAYLTGGREHV; encoded by the coding sequence ATAAAAAAAACTAGGGAGGAATTACATATGGAAAAAGCGGTAGTTGTATTTAGTGGCGGGCAAGATTCGACGACTTGTCTTCTGTGGGCACAGGAGACATTTGATAGCGTTGAAGCCGTCACTTTTTTGTATGGGCAAAGAAATCGTTCGGAACTGGATTCGGCAGAGAAAATTGCTAAGGATCTTGGGGTTCCTCATACGATCATGGATTTGAGTCTGCTGAGTCAACTGACGGAGAATGCCATGACTCGGACTGATATGGAAATTGACGAGACAGGCGCGGTGCCCAATACGTTTGTCGAAGGCCGAAACCATATTTTCCTGTCCTTTGCGGCGATTTACGCAAAACGGGTTGGGGCGCGGCATATTGTTACGGGTGTCAGTGAGACGGATTTCAGTGGCTATCCCGATTGCCGCAATGATTTTATCAAATCCTTAAATTTGACGCTCAATCTCGCGATGGATGCCCGCTTCGAAATCCATACGCCGTTAATGTGGGAAACGAAGGCGGATGTTTGGGAGATGGCGGATAGAATGGGCAGGCTGGAGTATATCAGAAGGAATACGACGACGTGTTACAACGGGCTCATCGGTGACGGATGCGGCGATTGCCCTTCTTGTAAATTAAGAAAGCAAGGCCTGGATGCCTACTTAACAGGAGGCCGTGAACATGTTTAG
- a CDS encoding VUT family protein, whose translation MFRILIYLLSIVLANVITAKFAPLELGLFIIPYGTLFIGLTLVMRDMVQNRYGRAKTYMWIVAALAISAITSHLLGDALWVVFASTLSFIISETVDTEIYTRFKLPFVKRVMYSGIIAGFLDSAVFVIIGIGPLGLKFVPWELVPYAIAGQWVAKTLMQLVVAGGIRHFVMKLGIYEPNISDVTQPVPQTVRATR comes from the coding sequence ATGTTTAGGATTCTTATCTACTTGTTATCTATCGTACTTGCCAACGTCATTACAGCCAAATTTGCACCGCTTGAATTAGGGTTATTCATCATTCCGTATGGAACGTTGTTTATTGGATTGACGCTTGTCATGCGGGATATGGTTCAGAATAGATATGGCCGTGCGAAAACGTATATGTGGATTGTAGCTGCGCTTGCAATATCTGCAATTACAAGCCACTTGTTAGGCGATGCGCTGTGGGTCGTATTTGCCTCGACGCTCAGCTTTATCATATCCGAAACAGTAGATACGGAGATTTATACGCGTTTCAAATTGCCTTTTGTAAAGCGTGTCATGTATTCGGGAATTATTGCTGGATTTCTTGATTCGGCTGTATTCGTCATTATCGGAATCGGTCCTTTAGGGCTCAAGTTTGTGCCTTGGGAGCTTGTTCCTTATGCGATTGCGGGACAGTGGGTAGCGAAAACGCTTATGCAGCTGGTCGTGGCCGGGGGAATCAGGCATTTTGTTATGAAATTGGGCATTTATGAACCGAATATATCAGATGTTACACAACCAGTTCCGCAAACAGTGCGGGCAACACGATAA
- the glyA gene encoding serine hydroxymethyltransferase, whose product MKNLEQKDKVLAEAIRNELSRQQDKIELIASENFVSQAVMEATGTVLTNKYAEGYPGRRYYGGCDYVDVIEELAIQRVKNLFGAEHANVQPHSGSQANMAVYFASLELGDKILGMNLSHGGHLTHGSPVNFSGKFYNFVSYGVDEQTGYIDYDHVRKLAHKHQPRMLVAGASAYSRTIDFKLLAQIAAEVGAIFFVDMAHIAGIVAAGFHPNPLPHADFVTTTTHKTLRGPRGGVIMCRKSYAETIDKAIFPGSQGGPLMHIIAAKAVALGEALQSDFKTYIEKVLENAKVLAETLISEGLNVVSGGTDNHIVLVDLRNMGLTGKEAEIILDEIGITANKNSIPHDPASPFVTSGIRFGTPAMTTRGLGPKEMKEIAHLIVLALKKPNCSDSKERVLRNVHEITNQFPLYEGLQ is encoded by the coding sequence ATGAAGAACTTGGAACAAAAAGACAAAGTATTGGCTGAAGCTATTAGGAATGAGCTTTCAAGACAACAAGATAAAATAGAGCTGATTGCATCAGAGAACTTTGTTAGTCAAGCTGTAATGGAAGCAACAGGTACTGTACTGACAAACAAGTATGCCGAAGGATATCCAGGAAGAAGATATTATGGTGGTTGTGATTATGTAGATGTAATAGAGGAACTTGCCATTCAACGTGTTAAAAATCTTTTTGGCGCTGAGCATGCAAATGTTCAGCCTCACTCAGGTTCGCAGGCAAATATGGCGGTTTACTTCGCTTCATTGGAACTAGGAGACAAAATTTTAGGGATGAATTTATCCCATGGCGGTCATCTCACACATGGAAGTCCGGTAAATTTTTCCGGTAAATTCTACAATTTTGTCTCTTATGGTGTAGATGAACAAACGGGTTATATTGACTATGATCACGTGCGCAAACTTGCTCATAAACATCAACCACGCATGCTCGTGGCTGGTGCTAGTGCCTATTCACGGACGATTGACTTTAAGTTGCTTGCTCAAATTGCTGCTGAAGTCGGAGCCATATTCTTTGTGGATATGGCACATATTGCGGGAATTGTTGCGGCGGGATTCCACCCCAACCCGTTACCACATGCAGACTTTGTTACAACGACAACACATAAAACGTTGCGCGGACCAAGGGGTGGTGTCATAATGTGTAGAAAATCTTATGCAGAAACAATCGATAAAGCGATATTCCCTGGATCACAAGGTGGACCATTAATGCATATCATCGCAGCAAAAGCTGTTGCGCTTGGAGAGGCGTTACAATCAGATTTCAAAACGTATATTGAAAAAGTTCTTGAAAATGCCAAAGTGTTGGCAGAGACATTAATAAGTGAAGGATTAAATGTCGTTTCGGGGGGAACAGACAATCATATTGTGTTGGTTGATCTGCGTAATATGGGACTAACGGGGAAAGAAGCTGAAATAATACTCGATGAAATAGGAATTACGGCAAATAAAAATTCTATTCCTCACGATCCGGCAAGCCCGTTCGTTACAAGTGGAATTCGATTCGGAACTCCTGCTATGACAACGAGAGGATTAGGACCTAAGGAAATGAAAGAAATTGCCCATCTTATTGTGCTTGCGTTAAAAAAACCAAATTGTTCGGATAGTAAAGAACGGGTTTTAAGAAATGTACATGAAATCACGAATCAGTTTCCTTTATACGAAGGATTACAATAA